In Lathamus discolor isolate bLatDis1 chromosome 1, bLatDis1.hap1, whole genome shotgun sequence, the following are encoded in one genomic region:
- the IAPP gene encoding islet amyloid polypeptide: protein MCNLKLSVFFIALSVTLSCLEATPIEKLLSVADDLSDGTSKRQGWVLPVMSQNTPSGLSEEMPEQPAAKTKSSHHLEKRKCNTATCVTQRLADFLVRSGNNIGAIYSPTNVGSNTYGKRDTVGLSSRESQNNAQL from the exons ATGTGCAACCTGAAGCTGTCAGTTTTCTTCATTGCACTTTCTGTCACTCTGAGCTGTTTGGAAGCTACACCTATTGAGAA ATTATTATCTGTGGCTGATGATCTATCTGATGGTACTTCCAAGAGACAAGGATGGGTATTGCCGGTAATGTCACAGAATACACCCTCAGGACTTAGTGAGGAAATGCCAGAACAACcagcagcaaagacaaaaag tAGTCACCATCTGGAGAAACGGAAATGCAACACCGCCACATGTGTGACACAACGTTTGGCTGATTTTTTAGTTCGTTCCGGCAACAACATCGGAGCAATTTATTCACCTACAAATGTGGGATCAAATACATACGGAAAGAGGGACACAGTTGGGCTTTCAAGCAGAGAATCCCAAAACAATGCACAGCTTTAG